The following is a genomic window from Roseitalea porphyridii.
GCAAGAGGAGCAAGTATGGTGCCAGACTGGTTCGTGCGCGCCGGGGACAGGCCGGAATTCTGGACCGGCGAGCGCTGCTTCATCACCGAACTGATGAACCATCCGGCCGAGCCGGCGGTGTCGCTGGCCGTCGCCCGCGTCGAGCCGGGCGTGACCACCCAGCTTCACCGGCTCGACGGCGTCACCGAGCGCTATGTGGTGCGCAAGGGGCGCGGCATCGTCGAGGTCGACGGCATCCAGCAGCGCCTTGAAACGGGCGATCAGGCCTTGATACCGGCGGGCGCCGCCCAGCGCATCGAGAACGACGGCGACACCGATCTCGAGTTCTACTGCGTGTGCACGCCGCGCTTCTTTCCCGAAAGCTACATCGATCTGGAAACGCCCGGCGACGCGAGCGCCTGAGCCGGTCACGCCGTAGTCTGGTCTGCTCAGACCCAGGGCAGACGGTCCAGATCGACATTGCCGCCGGTGACGATCACGCCGACGCGCTTGCCGGCAAACGTCCCGCGATTGTTGAGGATCGCCGCCAGCGCCACCGCGCTCGACGGTTCGATCACGATCTTCATGCGCGTCCAGACCAGACGCATCGCCGCCACGATCTCCGCTTCCGAGGCGGTCAGGATGTCGGCCACATGGCGCGACACGAAGTGCCAGGTCAGCGGCTTGAGCGGCGCGCGGAGCCCGTCGGCGATGGTCTGCGGCGCATCGTCGGCGATCAGGTGCCCGGCCCGCAGCGAGCGCAACGCGTCGTCGGCCTGTTCGGGTTCGGCGCCGAAGACCTTGACCTGGGGCGCCTCGGCCGCGAGCGCCAGACAGGTGCCCGAGATCAGCCCACCGCCGCCGATCGGCGCGATCACCGCGGCGAGGTCCGGGATTTGGTCGATCAGTTCGCGCGCGCAGGTCGCCTGTCCGGCGATCACGCGGGCGTCGTTATAGGGGTGGACGATCCCGGCGCCGGTGCGGTCGACCAGTTCGGCCAGCGCCGCCTCGCGCGCCGAGGTCGACGGCACGCATTCGACGATCTCGCCGCCATAAGAGCGGACGGCGGCCTTCTTGGCTTCCGACGCCGTCGACGGCATGACCACATGGCAGGCGATGCCCCGCCGGCCGGCCGCAAAGGCGAGCGCGGCGCCGTGATTGCCGGAGGAATGGGTGGCGACGCCGGCCCTCGCCTGTTCCTCATCGAGCCCGAACACGGCATTGGAGGCTCCGCGCGCCTTGAACGCGCCGGTCTTCTGCAGGTTCTCGCATTTGAAGAACAGCGACGCGCCGGTCAGCCCGTCGATGAAGGTCGAGGTCAGAACGGGCGTCCGGTGCAGGTGCGGCGCGATGCGCTCGTGCGCCTTTGCGACATCGGCAGGGCCCGGAAGCGCGGTCGCGTCCTCGGTGTCGGTCATATCGTCGTCTCCCGTCCCTTTCGGCCATCCTGCGCCGCCGGACCCTTGACCGGTATCAACGCGCGCGAGTTTCGTCCATGCCATCCCGTTCGCATGGAGCATCCCGGAACCAGCAACACGAGCGCGACAAGACCGGCCGGCCTGACCGCCGCCGAAGCGGCAGAGCGACTTGCACGGTTCGGCCCCAACGAGATCGCCGATCCCGGAAAACGGACCATCGTGTCGACGCTGCGCGAGGTGCTGACCGAGCCGATGCTGCTGCTGCTCGTGGTGGCGGCGCTGATCTATCTGGTCATCGGCGACGTCGCCGAGGGGCTCCTGCTCTCGGTGTTCGCACTGCTGTCGATCGTGCTGCTCGTCTATCAGGAACGACGCAGCGAGAACGCCCTGGCGGCGCTGCGCGCCATGGCCGCCCCGCAGGCGCACGTGATCCGCGACGGCGCGCCCGCCACCATCCCCGCGCGCGAGGTCGTGCCCGGCGATCTGCTGGCGATCGACGAGGGCGAGCGGATCGCCGCCGATGCGCTGCTGCTGACCACCGAGGCGCTGCAGGTCGACGAATCGCTCCTGACCGGCGAGAGCGTGCCGGTGCGCAAGCGGCCCGCCGCGCCCGGCGAGACGGCCGACACCGATGCGAGACCGGGCGGCGAGGACGAACCATCGGTCTACTCGGGGACCCTTGCCGTCGCCGGCCATGGCCTCGCGCGGGTGACCGCGACCGGCGCGGCGACCAGAACCGGCGCCATCGGCCTGTCGCTGTCGACGATCGAGGTCGGCCGGACCACGCTGCAGCAATCGACGGCGAAGATCGTGCGCCTGTTCGGGCTGATCGCCCTCGTCGTGTGCTCGGCGCTGGTGATCTGGTACGGCCTTGCCTTCGGCGACTGGATCGAGGGCGTCCTGTCGGGCATCGCCATCGCGATGTCGCTGCTGCCCGAGGAATTCCCGGTCGCGATGGCGGTGTTCCTTGCGATCGGGGCCTGGCGCCTGTCGCAGATCAAGGTCCTGGCGCGCCGGCCCGCCATCATCGAAACACTCGGCGCGACGACCGTGCTGTGCGTCGACAAGACCGGAACGCTGACGCGGAACCGCATGCGCGTGGCGCGCGTGTCGGTCGATCGCCACTGGGTCGAGGCCGAGCGGGATGCGGTCGCCGCCGACGCGCGGGCCGGGGACCTTCTGAGGACCGCATGGTTCGCGTCACGGCACGGCTCGTTCGATCCGATGGATTTGGCCGTCGAGGCGGCATGCGAGCGCACGGGCGCGGTGACGACGGACCAGCATGCGGACTGGCCGCTCCTGCGCGAATACCCGCTGAACCCGGACCTTCTGGCCTTCACGCAGGTCTGGCGCGAACCCGATGGCGACCGGCGCGTCGCCACCAAGGGCGCGCCGGAGGCGATCGCCCGCCTGTGCGGTCTCGACGAGGAAGAGCGCACCGCGCTGATGGCCG
Proteins encoded in this region:
- a CDS encoding cupin domain-containing protein, with the translated sequence MVPDWFVRAGDRPEFWTGERCFITELMNHPAEPAVSLAVARVEPGVTTQLHRLDGVTERYVVRKGRGIVEVDGIQQRLETGDQALIPAGAAQRIENDGDTDLEFYCVCTPRFFPESYIDLETPGDASA
- the bhcB gene encoding beta-hydroxyaspartate dehydratase BhcB — protein: MTDTEDATALPGPADVAKAHERIAPHLHRTPVLTSTFIDGLTGASLFFKCENLQKTGAFKARGASNAVFGLDEEQARAGVATHSSGNHGAALAFAAGRRGIACHVVMPSTASEAKKAAVRSYGGEIVECVPSTSAREAALAELVDRTGAGIVHPYNDARVIAGQATCARELIDQIPDLAAVIAPIGGGGLISGTCLALAAEAPQVKVFGAEPEQADDALRSLRAGHLIADDAPQTIADGLRAPLKPLTWHFVSRHVADILTASEAEIVAAMRLVWTRMKIVIEPSSAVALAAILNNRGTFAGKRVGVIVTGGNVDLDRLPWV
- a CDS encoding cation-translocating P-type ATPase, whose protein sequence is MEHPGTSNTSATRPAGLTAAEAAERLARFGPNEIADPGKRTIVSTLREVLTEPMLLLLVVAALIYLVIGDVAEGLLLSVFALLSIVLLVYQERRSENALAALRAMAAPQAHVIRDGAPATIPAREVVPGDLLAIDEGERIAADALLLTTEALQVDESLLTGESVPVRKRPAAPGETADTDARPGGEDEPSVYSGTLAVAGHGLARVTATGAATRTGAIGLSLSTIEVGRTTLQQSTAKIVRLFGLIALVVCSALVIWYGLAFGDWIEGVLSGIAIAMSLLPEEFPVAMAVFLAIGAWRLSQIKVLARRPAIIETLGATTVLCVDKTGTLTRNRMRVARVSVDRHWVEAERDAVAADARAGDLLRTAWFASRHGSFDPMDLAVEAACERTGAVTTDQHADWPLLREYPLNPDLLAFTQVWREPDGDRRVATKGAPEAIARLCGLDEEERTALMAEVEAMATQGLRVLAVAGAHPPGDSLPDDPTGFRFEFKGLLGFEDPLRETVPQAMREAMAGGIAVKMITGDYAATATAMARHAGIANPDHVLTGAQLERLGDDETGRAVAETNVFARMMPAQKLRLVGALRDDGEIVAMTGDGVNDAPALKAANIGIAMGQHGTDVARAAAGIVLLNEDFGTIVSGVRMGRRIFENLRKVMIYIAAIHVPIAGLALFPLLMGLPPVLMPMHVVLIEMIIDPMCTIAFESTPEESDIMEHPPRPIDDPLIGGRQLLLGLAQGALLLVACLGGYMALIASGKNADVARTMAFIALTAGNTGLARVNASRALTIGTLFARGYRMFGAIALLAATVVTACIVVPALRDLFAFAVPAPQEIALAVGVGIAAVVIVDFFKLLPGVRRIMGRVERAPTVRARAV